The genomic window CCATAAAAACTTGCTTGCCTCGATGGTTTTCCACTTGCATTTTTTGATGATTGAATCAATGTTGAAATCAGgagaatcaaattttttgatatctttggtagattatgtttgaatacattatttttcttgatttgggaTATCTACATCATCATTTAGAACAGGTTGAAATGTGTATGGTTATCCTTGGAGATTGAAGGGCTTCTGGACATATTAGGGTTTGATTGTTGGTTAAAACAATTGGACAACTCCTCAGTAGCTTAATTGATCTAGATTGATCCTATAGTCAACAATCAAGGGACTCCCTTTTTTAGTGGCATACTCATGATGCTCTAAGTTGCCATTACTTATAAGGTTTAAGAACTTGAATCTAAGCATAGTTGAACATAGATTAGGATGTTTTCATTTGTTTTGTAAATACAAAGGTGTCAGAAATATTAATAAAAGgatgatataaaataaataaagcaGCATTACATTTGTGGAGCCATTCTTTTGTTGTAGTAGCACTTGCCTACATCATTGCTATTGAATATGCTTTACATTGGCAACATATGTGATTGTAATGGAGAATATTGGAAGCACAGATACTTCAAATCACATGTCTGCCCATATCGTATCTGTATCAGATACTAATACTGGTCAGATACTTCTTAGATGCGTgtcttgatacttttcaaaatttaaagagCACTTTGGATACTTTCAGGATACACTCAAACACTTATGCCATACCTCAAAAAATGAGGAGGAACAATTTTATAGTGTTTTGgtgttaatattaaaatatagaaTATGGATTGTGGTCAGTGGAATAATTACCACTTATGAGCTCATAAAAGTTAATGCTATCATATAAGATTTGGATTATGCTATTTTTATGACCTACTATGCTTTATTGGTGCTTTTTTGATGTACAAACTCATGTATCTGTGTATGTACATTTGCATCTATATATGCCAGATAGATACGTGCATACacgtacatgcatgcatgctcacATATTTTTgtgtatatacatctatataataTATACCTCTTGGTGTATCTTCTGCCATATTGTATCCTACTTTTTTAAGATTTGCCATATCGATTATCCATAGTGCAAAATCTGTATCCCATATCTGTTTCCATGCTTCATGGTTGAGAATTGAGCCTCACAATTATGTGTAGAAACACAGAATTATAGATAGATGTGGGAGCAAGGATTAAGTGTTACCATCATATATTAGATCTTGTTTCATTTTATATGTTTTTGATTAATGCGCATGCAAAATTTGTTCAAAACAGGTGAAATCCGGTCATCTTAACATGTTATCCTGTTCTGATTAGTAGGCTATAGAACCCGCATATTTTGTGTGCGGTGTTTAGTTTTGGCCAAATTTCAGCTTAAACGTtgtttaatataaatatatatttgcttTAGCTTCTAATCTTGTTATGGCCAACTTAAGCATTCTGTAACTTCTGATAGTGGATATCAAGCATGTTAATGCAAGTTTTAATCATGTATAGCCCATTATAATGCATGCATCCTCATTTTTAAGGAAGCAATTATGTGGGCCAGATTAATGTGGTGTATCTTAACTTAAAAGAAATAGGAAAGAGCACCTTTCATATGCACATATGACAGATGCAAAAGAAGGTTGAGTGTAAAGTACCTTAAAAGCGCAGTACGTGAGCACATTCTATGCTATATTTTGTCCTAAGCTACATCAATTCATTGAGAAATTCAGATCTTGAAGTCTAATAGTCAGAGGTAGTTGCACTACAAACATTTTTTTGGCAATTGCATGCTAATTTATACGTCTCTGAGTGTGTGCCTGCACACACAGACGCACACATGTAGAGGTAGACGCGGCTCCAGTTGAGTAAATTAGAAGCTAGATCCAGTTAGATGAAATCAAGAAAGCCGGGGGTTGGGGGGGTGTGTTTAATGTGATTTACTTAAACTGCTTACAAACTAAAAATCATGTATTTTCGAGTTCCCCTGCCTATCAAGTGGTGATAAATTGTTCCAGCAAATATAGGCATGAACATGCATACAAGCCTTGttacattatattttttttcacagAAATGGTTGTTGCATGAAGCAAACTCAGTGTGACTTCCAATGAATAAAATACTAAAATGAGCAAATAAATTGGTATCAAGTCATAATTGGATGGATGTACAAGAGGACATTGTGGGATGTACTACTTCTCTGCTCAAATTTGGTTTTTAGTCAAGCTAACTGTGAAGCCTTCTCTTCTAGGATTCATGAAATTGATCTTCTTCTGCCAAAAGCTGAAAAATTTTATACTAAAAGTTGTGTATAGGATAATGAATTCCAAATGTAAAACAGTATTCTGCAGCAGTGTCATCTGGGGTGTGTGATTGGATTTTTTTCTGTGTGATTTCCATGAGTAAATTCGAATTCATTGTTTCCAGTATTTTGCATTCTGAAATGGGTAATGTGATTGTGGCTTTTTATTTACCATGCACATAATTGATAAGGCTGCAAAATCAGCCTCTGCATTTTCTACTAACGTGCGATATCCCTAGAAAGTTcttattatatatttttgattctgGTGAGAACAGGATACTGACATCCCAGAAGCCATGCTACCAGAGCCATTCAATCTTACAAACCCCAGTTTACTTCTTAAAAGGTTGCCTGATGAATCATCCAGTGAATTACCACGAACAACTTTTGTTGACCTTGAGTCATTATCAAGTGCTTCTCATTTTCCTTCATCTTTTCAACGGCAGTTTTCCCAGAAAGTTATTATGCCAGAAACACAAACAAGTCAACTACTTTCTGCCACAGCATCAATGGAATCTATGATCAGTGACGATAAAGCGAAGGGAAACAGGGAGAGTCCTCAGAAACAAGATAGATCTTCTTCTGTTTTAACTCACAAGGCTTCTGTGGAAGTGATCTCAACTCCAAATCGCTATCTGGTTTCTCATCATTCTGAGAGCACTCCTGCAAAAGGTAACTCAAGCTTACATGATGTGATGACAGACACTCCAGCACAGCAGACGCCTAAAAGACCAATGCCCACTCCACATGACAAGATGGTTATTGAGAATGAAAACACAGCTGCTGAATTTAGGTTAACCAGTTCAGCTCGCAGGTCATTGATCTACTCACCTTCAAAAACTGAAGGAAGTATGATAGCTCCAGTTGTCTTTATGGCTGAAAGGAACAAAGCCATCCAATATTCTTCCCATCAAGCTGGAAGAGAAATTAGTGGATCTCTCGTCAACCCATGTGTGGTATGTATTTTTAAGCCAATTACTTATATATTTCAGTGCACAAGATTGAATTGCAAATGACCTCCTGTGGTACATGATGAAAGTATGGCCAGTGGTTGTGATGATGCTTTTtgtttctgctgtaaaattttgtGAGATCAAAGATGATTTGATTTCCTTGAGTTCTCTTGTAATTTTGACATAATTATGTTACTAATTTCAACTAATTGCTCAATATCCTAATAATTGGTATTTATTTAACTTTAAAACTTGTCATGTAGCTTATAAATTTCAGTAAGAAGCTGGAAACTTCATGTGTAGAAGAATAAAGTAAAAGAAAATATAAGAAGTATAAACTATAGATACCTATTTTCTTGTATCAAATTTTCTCTGAACTGCTTCCAGCTGGAAGCTTTATCAGTCAGGAATTTGCACTATGCCTCTCGTAATGTTTGATTTTTGCAACATATGTCCCTTATAAAGACTTAATAATGTAGATTCTATTGTTAAACTGTCACTGATTTCTGTAATTGCAAGAAGCTTTTCTTGATTGACCTTTTCTTCCACCTCTGTTTCTCTTATATTTAATTGAAATGAAGTCTTCTAATTTTGGTGCATTCAAAAGTCATCCAAAACTGTGGCAGATGGCATACCATTATGGCTAATAACAGCAAGATGTCAGATCAAGTGTGCGACGGGTAGTGTTTAAAAGGATTGGGAAGTATACATGGGTTGGATTCGGTGTTTTGATTCAGATTTTGGCATCTTATATTCAGTGATCAGATGACTATTTTTCATTCAACTAAAATTCTGCTTTTACCTATTTTGCTTACTATTTTGTACTTTTTTCATGAACTTGTTTCAGCATCATTTCAGTCAGTTTAAGCTTATAAATCTCTAACTGGAATCTTGTCACCGGAAGGATTCTTTTGTTATTTCTATCTCATGAGACATTGAAGTAGTGTTCCATATGGTCAGAGAAAGTATATAAAAGTTTAGGTATTGCATATCATGCCCACACGGGTCAATGGTAGAATAGGCAATTTCTGTAGCATTTTGCAGATAATTAGCACACATGGGCATGGCATCTGTGATTGAATGTTGAAAGTATTTATCAATACCATTTTGACACTTGACATGGGACCGCAGGATTTATAAACAAACCTATCACTGAAGTTTAACAGACATGCATAGATAAATTAATAAACCATTTTGTTTTTTTTATAGACAAGACTATATTGATTAGCTTTGTATCATAATAGACATCTTATTCCTCTCTTCAGAAGTTCAGATACATattgatttttataaataaattgcaTGATGAATTTTCAGACATGAACTTCTATATCTGATAACATCATTAAAAGGATATAAACATATATTTGCTTTTCCAGATCAAATTCACAAGTTCTTTGAGAGAAATTTGGCCAGATTCAGAATTTGCAAAAATGCCAAAATTTGCCAAAAGTTTGGAAATAACCTGGGTgagtaaaaaatagaaaaataacaaATAATGAATGTAACATTATTGGAATAGTATGTATTATATGCATGAAGAAGAGCTTCTGATAGGCAACAACAATAAATAATAGCAGAAAAGAAATATCATTTAATAAGTCATGAATAAACCCTTGAGTAATTTGTAGACGACTAATTCTTAGTTGCTTTTTATTTATGGATAATAGTTCAGATAATCATTTGGCTGAGAAAAAATTGAAAGAGAATCAAGAGTTTTTACAATAAATTGGAGGATATTATTTCCATGCTCCAGACAGCAATTAATAAGAAGTAAATTCTATTAAATGTACAATTGAAGAAGTTGGCAGATGGGCAATGTCTCTTTTATTGATCTGTAACTTTACATATGACTTTGTCTAATGCTTTAATGGGAAAAGCATTATTGACTTGTTTAGTTTGATAAATACTTATtcataatatcataaaatatgcAGGTTCATGCTATTTTGGTGAGGCACCAGGGTTTTAGACTAGGTTTTGAAACTTTATTACCTTTATATGCATGCAGTAGTTTCATTTGTCTTAATCTTTTATCAAGTGGGCTCTCATATATAACTAGAACCTGTTTTCTGGTTGCTACCTTTATTTATGGCATGAATCATGTTCTTAAATTCAAATTATGGTTCATTATGATTATTTGATGACTAAAAAAATCACGTCTTCAAGAATTTTAGGTGGCTGTAGTTTTTTTTGGGTTACTTTTAACTCTTAATGATGCTATATTTTTCTAACCATTACTAAAATGTGAGTAAGTGCGTAACATTTGGCACAAATTTTGATAATAGGTTCATTGTTACTGAATATTTGataaaaagattttttatttttgttacatAAACTGAATTTCATATATTTAGGATCTGTGATAAGATTATCTTTTCCATAGGAACATGTGCTAATAAAGGGCTCTTGTTTCTCAGTTCCTTCTCTTTCCTTGTTAGCTCTCTTgcattttaattttgaatattcAATTTCTGCCAAAGGCACTTTGAAAGCATCAAGTCCCAGTACTTGTTATTTTGTAATTACTAGAAAGTATTATTTAGGTTCTTTGGTCCTGCATATGTATGCAAAATCTATCTAGTGCATAACCAATGTAATAAACACTCCCGCACAGGTTCTCACACTAGGCATCGGAAAGTGTCCTGGTGGGTGGAAGAGGGGTTGTGTTAAATGGCATAGGTTCGACTGCAGCATATACAAATTTTCTATTTGAGCACCTATGCCAATGCATTTAGTCCCATGTCAATTATGCATTAGTAGATCTTGGGTACTTATACAAGGATAAGGATAAGGAACCTAAATAATACTTTCTAATTAGCTTTTTTGGATTAGATGTTGGGTTATTATAAATGGTATTAAAGCCGACCTAGTTTGTGGCCCATACGGATTAGGGGATACTGCAATACAAGCCTTTTCGGGACTATGGGCTGATTGTGGTGTTTATGATTGGATTTAGATCCTTGGCCTAGCAAAGATGGCAGAGCTTAAATGGGGGGGGGGGGAGTGTGTGAGGACTCGTATGGGTGTGCATTTAGTCCCGCATTGGTTATGCACTAGATAGATATTGGGTACATATATAAAGCTAatgaatctaaataatatcttctcATTGGACTTTTTAGATGAGGTCCTCAATCGTTACAAATGTAGTTTTTCATCTTTGACATAATGAACTAATTCTCTATATATCCACAGGTACATGATGTTGTACCTGGCACTATTGAGGATCATGAGGTGGATCAAATGGGACGAAGGAAGCGTCAAGAAACGCTAGCTTGTTTGCCTGATATATTTGACACGATCTGTATCATTTCTCGATCCACTGACTGTTCTTTAATCACGAAACAGGAGCTTGTGCACAAGATActctctaataatttagagattgAGGAGACAAGTAAATTTACTCGCAATTCATCTACAACAAATTATTGTATTtatattaagattttttttcctGTGTGGTGATAATTTTCCATTTTGATGTGGCAGGAGAAGTGGAAGAGCAGTTGGAATTATTAGAAGAGTTGGTTCCAGATTGGATTTGTAAGAAGGCTGTCTCTAGTGGGGATTTACTTTATTGGCAAGTATCCATAACTTCAGTAGAGCAAGAACTTTATTTCCTAGGATCCAGTTATTGTATTCCTAAGCCATCTAAACTCCAGTTCTGTCAATTTATATATGACTAGAAATACTTTCTTGCTGCATAATTCAGTACCTGAATTTTTCTCAGCATGATGGTATAAATGGACATAGAGAACTTGACAAATGTTCTGTAAAGAGCAATGGAAAGAACAGTGCCTCCGGAACAATGTTTTCACTGATGGCGCTGAAACATGTTTTAATTCTCAAGTTTGTTATCTTATGGTCTTTCATAGTTTGTAGAGGTTCTGCTCATTACAAAGCCCAAGTTGCTTTGTGCCATTGACTTGCACAGTGGTTATCAATTTCATTATGAGAACTTACTAGAAGTACATTGTCAGCCAATTCTTTTTCCATACCCAGCTAGTTCTACTCCATTGTTTTAGCAGTTTTAACAATGATAGTACAAACTAGATCAATATGATTGGAACCATTCTTGTTTACATTGTCTCTGCTAAATATTCTTCCACAGAAGTTATTCGCTTAATGGAAACCTATTTTCTGTTCACTGTGGTTGAAACCATCTTTTGGTGTCTTTTTGCAGTATTAAACAAACATCTGATCCAAAATCAGTCCGTGCAAGGCTAATTGAAGCTGTGTGAGATTATTTGACACAGACATGGTATTTAGCTTTATACGGTGATTCATCAAACCATCAGATATTGACGGAAAGACTTCTGTTTGTATTAATTTTTCCACTGTTAATCTGCTGAATTATTAGTATGTCATTCATACTTCCAAGCTCTTTCTGAATGAGCATTTTTTTTAGTGGATGATAGTTTAAATCTTAAGTGGTAATGAGTAAATGAAGAAAAGACATGTCTTTTCTCTGTGGTTTATACCATTATGGAAGTTGTAATCTGATGCCAATTTTATGTTCTTTTTGATGCTTGCTGATTTAGATCATTGTGGAAGTAGTTGATATGGTTGTGGCTTGTCTTGGACTGATGTTATGCATGAGCTATGGAACATAATCAATTGTTTAGTTCAAGGTTCATTAAAACTAACGAACATTGTCTGTTATTTTGAGGACAGGAACATAGACTTATGGTGTCTTGAAAAATTAACATGTTATCCAATCTAGCATGAGCATTGACTTAATAATTCTGTAAACCATTTTTGACCCAAGTTAGTCATAAGATACTTGTTTATTATTGGGTAATATCTTCTATTATATTGCAAACACCCTGCCACCTAGCAAGAACTCATGCGTCCACTCTCGTCTGCTAAATAACTTATTGTTCAGTTCATGTCAGTAAAAAGATATATAATACCACATAAGTGGGAGTGCA from Elaeis guineensis isolate ETL-2024a chromosome 4, EG11, whole genome shotgun sequence includes these protein-coding regions:
- the LOC105034741 gene encoding CDT1-like protein a, chloroplastic; protein product: MEDEKCEKQTPTQFRCKQIIPGVSSNESSSAAIQIVNTDKKEDHVSIFASPTPEKPERSSKLEVITSFVRKNLVGSFQDEDVVGQSAVSHENTHLISDEDLSVSNFSEQSSHVLSTSLKDKAIELPEKYKPLVNLFNRMESSIRLLHLRKKLPTFQNIRTQVEVLTKRKFLCSHLAQMKYVFSEAIQIEKILMHDEKSLCMNPDLKISLLLDVVECTHPEQSMSMALCQAFHERLVDFFNKHTEDTDIPEAMLPEPFNLTNPSLLLKRLPDESSSELPRTTFVDLESLSSASHFPSSFQRQFSQKVIMPETQTSQLLSATASMESMISDDKAKGNRESPQKQDRSSSVLTHKASVEVISTPNRYLVSHHSESTPAKGNSSLHDVMTDTPAQQTPKRPMPTPHDKMVIENENTAAEFRLTSSARRSLIYSPSKTEGSMIAPVVFMAERNKAIQYSSHQAGREISGSLVNPCVVHDVVPGTIEDHEVDQMGRRKRQETLACLPDIFDTICIISRSTDCSLITKQELVHKILSNNLEIEETREVEEQLELLEELVPDWICKKAVSSGDLLYCIKQTSDPKSVRARLIEAV